The Salinibaculum sp. SYNS191 genome has a window encoding:
- a CDS encoding ubiquitin-like small modifier protein 1 produces the protein MQWRLFATLAEAAGEAEAAVPTEGEVTLREAFDALLETHPSLEPEVFDEEGHLYDHVRLLVDGSDPFATGEGWDTTVDGDTELALFPPVSGG, from the coding sequence ATGCAGTGGAGGCTCTTTGCGACGCTCGCGGAAGCCGCGGGGGAGGCCGAGGCCGCCGTCCCCACCGAGGGTGAGGTCACACTACGTGAGGCGTTCGACGCGCTCCTGGAAACGCATCCGAGTCTGGAACCGGAGGTCTTCGACGAGGAGGGTCACCTCTACGACCACGTCCGCCTCCTCGTCGACGGGAGCGACCCCTTCGCCACGGGCGAGGGCTGGGACACGACCGTCGACGGCGACACCGAACTCGCCCTGTTCCCACCGGTCAGCGGAGGGTAG
- a CDS encoding nucleotidyltransferase family protein: MTEDASRTDPAAAEESLPVVSQPSTQPEGSADVWGVVLAAGTSTRFEGRNKLLQTVGGQPLVRHAAEPLLAGHLTDVVVVVGHEAARVGEALAAVDVRVAENPDYGEGQSTSVRTGVDVAQRNGADAVLVALGDMPSVSVRTVARLVATYESGEYTALAAAYRGDRGNPVLFDAAHFDALRSLSGDVGGREILLTAAESALVETDDPGVRRDVDSPGDVLDN; this comes from the coding sequence ATGACCGAGGACGCTTCGCGGACCGACCCGGCGGCGGCGGAGGAGTCCCTGCCGGTCGTGTCGCAGCCGTCCACGCAACCCGAGGGGAGTGCCGACGTCTGGGGTGTGGTGCTGGCCGCCGGGACCAGTACCCGTTTCGAGGGCCGGAACAAACTCCTCCAGACGGTAGGCGGACAGCCGCTCGTCCGACACGCCGCGGAACCGTTGCTCGCGGGCCACCTCACCGACGTCGTCGTCGTGGTGGGCCACGAGGCGGCGCGGGTCGGGGAGGCGCTCGCGGCTGTCGACGTTCGGGTCGCCGAGAACCCGGACTACGGCGAGGGACAGAGCACGTCCGTTCGCACCGGCGTCGACGTCGCCCAGCGCAACGGAGCCGACGCCGTGCTCGTCGCGCTCGGGGACATGCCGTCAGTGTCGGTCCGGACGGTCGCCAGGCTCGTCGCGACCTACGAGAGCGGGGAGTACACGGCGCTTGCAGCAGCCTACCGGGGAGACCGTGGCAATCCCGTCCTCTTCGACGCGGCGCACTTCGACGCCCTCCGTTCGCTGTCCGGCGACGTGGGCGGGCGGGAGATACTGCTCACGGCGGCGGAGAGCGCTCTCGTCGAGACGGACGACCCGGGGGTGCGACGGGACGTCGACAGTCCCGGTGACGTCCTCGACAACTGA